One genomic region from Bacteroidia bacterium encodes:
- a CDS encoding response regulator transcription factor yields MKKVLICDDHSAIRRGLKLLLTDELGDITIREAEDSAEALRLFQNGKWNLIILDVNMPGRGGMEVLSEIRREDKNVPVLMYSMHPEELVAVKSLRQGASGYVSKSASEKELMNAIRTLLGGRKYITAELAEKLVEMLENPEEIAPHEGLSPRELETMMQLAKGCSLSEIAENLSLSVSTISTFKARVMEKTGLKTIADMTHYAVDHKLI; encoded by the coding sequence ATGAAGAAAGTGTTGATATGTGATGATCATTCTGCGATCCGCAGGGGTCTTAAACTATTGCTAACCGATGAGCTGGGTGATATTACCATCAGGGAGGCGGAGGATTCTGCTGAAGCGCTCCGCCTTTTTCAAAATGGGAAATGGAATCTTATCATCCTGGATGTAAATATGCCGGGCCGGGGAGGTATGGAGGTACTGTCTGAGATCAGACGTGAAGATAAAAATGTACCTGTCCTTATGTACAGTATGCACCCCGAGGAACTGGTGGCCGTGAAATCACTTCGGCAGGGCGCTTCGGGATATGTTTCTAAATCGGCCTCTGAAAAGGAACTGATGAACGCGATCCGGACCCTCCTGGGCGGAAGAAAATACATAACGGCAGAGCTGGCGGAAAAGCTGGTGGAGATGCTCGAAAACCCCGAGGAAATAGCGCCGCACGAAGGACTGAGTCCCCGCGAACTGGAAACCATGATGCAGCTGGCCAAAGGCTGCAGCCTTTCGGAAATTGCAGAAAACCTGTCACTCAGCGTTTCCACTATCAGCACCTTCAAAGCCAGGGTGATGGAGAAAACAGGACTCAAGACGATTGCGGACATGACCCATTACGCGGTGGATCATAAACTGATCTGA
- a CDS encoding PAS domain-containing protein, with the protein MKGKHFLVFFTDPALPEQIVPILRESFHGYEIMVADSLVGFRQALEEQEPALVISQYQRGEFSGKLILQMSLFFCPETPVIFIVNKNGEGDAAEILREGATDYILSDHLAKIPFIIRRVLAEAASRRSRNEALEELRREKQILKEVTSSIPGLVYRYLRNPQGKVRYDFISDNAHFIWGFAPEELLRDHTLLFSRIHRDDLPVLLETYRKADVEGRFLCHRFRVRWIDGSEKWLRDDSTFHIDTDGHTVRVGSIMDVTASTEAEIRIRNFSKHLNKVVEEERARLAREIHDELGQQVTGLRLSLFSLRNHLPATASAALDTVQELIGETDRMMQSVRKVATDLRPGVLDTLGLSASIGWLAEEFRRKTGIPIKYETNMKDAKVDKRISIELFRICQEAMNNAVKHSDCTAMELILFREENDLSLVIGDNGRGFTPGVLQNEFSTGLMGMKERASGIDGEFNVESAPGEGTLLIVKVPLIQAA; encoded by the coding sequence ATGAAGGGGAAGCATTTTCTTGTATTTTTTACGGACCCGGCACTGCCGGAACAGATCGTTCCCATTTTAAGGGAATCGTTCCATGGATATGAAATAATGGTAGCGGATTCTCTGGTAGGGTTCCGCCAAGCTCTTGAGGAACAGGAGCCGGCACTGGTGATTTCCCAGTACCAGAGGGGAGAATTTTCGGGCAAACTGATTCTTCAGATGAGTCTTTTTTTCTGCCCGGAAACACCGGTTATTTTCATCGTGAATAAAAACGGAGAGGGCGACGCCGCAGAAATCTTACGTGAAGGGGCTACGGATTATATCCTGTCGGATCACCTGGCTAAAATTCCTTTTATCATCCGCCGGGTGCTGGCCGAGGCCGCAAGCAGGAGGTCCAGGAACGAAGCCTTGGAAGAACTAAGAAGGGAAAAACAAATATTGAAAGAAGTTACCTCCTCCATTCCCGGACTCGTGTACCGTTATCTCCGGAACCCGCAGGGTAAGGTGCGGTACGACTTTATTTCTGACAATGCACATTTTATCTGGGGATTCGCACCGGAGGAGCTGCTCAGAGATCATACCCTTCTCTTTTCCCGCATCCACCGCGACGACCTCCCCGTTCTTCTCGAAACCTACAGGAAAGCAGATGTAGAAGGGAGGTTTCTTTGCCACCGATTCAGGGTGCGGTGGATAGATGGCTCAGAAAAGTGGCTGCGGGATGATTCCACCTTTCATATAGACACGGATGGGCATACGGTCAGGGTCGGCAGCATCATGGATGTTACCGCCAGCACGGAAGCGGAGATACGGATACGGAATTTTTCCAAACACCTCAACAAAGTGGTGGAAGAGGAAAGGGCCCGGCTGGCACGCGAAATCCATGATGAACTGGGGCAGCAGGTAACCGGGTTACGGCTTTCGCTCTTCTCACTCAGGAACCACCTGCCGGCGACGGCCTCCGCAGCGCTTGATACCGTGCAGGAACTGATCGGGGAAACGGACCGGATGATGCAAAGTGTAAGAAAGGTGGCTACTGACCTCCGGCCCGGTGTGCTGGATACACTCGGATTGTCTGCCTCCATCGGCTGGCTGGCCGAAGAATTCCGGAGGAAAACCGGTATTCCCATCAAATATGAAACGAATATGAAGGATGCGAAGGTGGATAAGAGAATTTCCATTGAACTTTTCCGGATTTGCCAGGAAGCCATGAATAATGCGGTTAAACATTCAGACTGCACGGCAATGGAACTTATTTTATTCAGAGAAGAGAATGATCTTTCACTCGTGATCGGCGATAATGGGAGGGGATTCACACCGGGTGTTTTGCAAAACGAATTCAGCACCGGACTGATGGGCATGAAAGAGCGGGCTTCCGGGATAGACGGAGAGTTTAATGTGGAGTCTGCTCCGGGTGAAGGTACTCTGCTTATTGTTAAGGTTCCATTAATACAGGCGGCATGA